A genomic stretch from Bos javanicus breed banteng chromosome 3, ARS-OSU_banteng_1.0, whole genome shotgun sequence includes:
- the CCDC24 gene encoding coiled-coil domain-containing protein 24 isoform X1, producing MPGDSPSLWELVEEHVPLPERPEVKRILGETTVDLSLELRAEVGRKKVVMLRSLLQEARSSQAPGSRPTSDLSSLLAPPPLVRDLVRQELRQLLQGLRRKAICEGRDQTQAWVQYSPRVLRFALEEPRRDLPEQEMFQMRAGDPSSCHRDLSVIKDQLNMSHIDQVAGHLRALLEEECRALEREIPILQRCLEEEYIGAARPSKPSLEPTLAELKEQKAAMQQELQSPLRPSCVSSSHRPQPLGSSSQGPGPLSCLHGAAGVWARPLQCCLPAPPLEHCPKPRSLASTCRWGRKIQCSPRKRPASTPMSSAAPQAPT from the exons ATGCCTGGGGACTCCCCGTCGCTGTGGGAACTGGTGGAAGAGCACGTTCCGCTCCCGGAGCGGCCCGAAGTGAAGAGAATTCTAGGGGAGACGACGGTGGATCTGAGCCTGGAGCTTCGGGCAGAGGTGGGGCGTAAGAAG GTGGTGATGTTACGATCATTGCTCCAAGAGGCTCGATCTAGCCAAGCCCCTGGATCACGCCCCACCTCTGACCTCTCCTCCCTTCTGGCACCACCGCCCCTCGTAAGAGATCTTGTGCGCCAGGAACTGCGGCAGCTGCTCCAAGGTCTCCGCCGGAAGGCCATCTGTGAGGGCAG ggaccaaacccaggcttGGGTCCAGTATAGCCCCAGGGTCCTGCGCTTTGCCTTGGAGGAGCCCAGGCGTGATTTGCCAGAACAGGAGATGTTCCAGATGAGAGCTGGTGACCCCAG CAGCTGTCACCGGGACCTCAGTGTCATCAAGGACCAGCTGAACATGTCCCACATTGATCAGGTTGCTGGACACCTGCG GGCCCTCCTGGAGGAAGAGTGCCGCGCGCTGGAGAGGGAGATTCCCATCCTGCAG CGCTGCCTGGAAGAAGAATATATAGGGGCCGCTCGGCCCTCTAAGCCAAGCCTAGAGCCCACCCTCGCAG AGCTAAAGGAACAGAAGGCAGCCATGCAACAGGAGCTGCAGTCACCCCTGAGGccttcctgtgtctcctccagccACAG GCCACAGCCCTTAGGGTCCTCCAGCCAGGGCCCTGGACCCCTGTCTTGCCTCCACGGGGCTGCTGGAGTTTGGGCCAGGCCTCTCCAGTGCTGCCTGCCTGCTCCTCCTCTGGAGCACTGCCCCAAACCTCGCAGCCTGGCCTCCACCTGCCGCTGGGGACGGAAGATTCAGTGCAGCCCCAGGAAAAGGCCAGCTTCTACTCCGATGTCCAGTGCAGCTCCCCAGGCCCCAACCTGA
- the CCDC24 gene encoding coiled-coil domain-containing protein 24 isoform X2 gives MPGDSPSLWELVEEHVPLPERPEVKRILGETTVDLSLELRAEVGRKKVVMLRSLLQEARSSQAPGSRPTSDLSSLLAPPPLVRDLVRQELRQLLQGLRRKAICEGRDQTQAWVQYSPRVLRFALEEPRRDLPEQEMFQMRAGDPSCHRDLSVIKDQLNMSHIDQVAGHLRALLEEECRALEREIPILQRCLEEEYIGAARPSKPSLEPTLAELKEQKAAMQQELQSPLRPSCVSSSHRPQPLGSSSQGPGPLSCLHGAAGVWARPLQCCLPAPPLEHCPKPRSLASTCRWGRKIQCSPRKRPASTPMSSAAPQAPT, from the exons ATGCCTGGGGACTCCCCGTCGCTGTGGGAACTGGTGGAAGAGCACGTTCCGCTCCCGGAGCGGCCCGAAGTGAAGAGAATTCTAGGGGAGACGACGGTGGATCTGAGCCTGGAGCTTCGGGCAGAGGTGGGGCGTAAGAAG GTGGTGATGTTACGATCATTGCTCCAAGAGGCTCGATCTAGCCAAGCCCCTGGATCACGCCCCACCTCTGACCTCTCCTCCCTTCTGGCACCACCGCCCCTCGTAAGAGATCTTGTGCGCCAGGAACTGCGGCAGCTGCTCCAAGGTCTCCGCCGGAAGGCCATCTGTGAGGGCAG ggaccaaacccaggcttGGGTCCAGTATAGCCCCAGGGTCCTGCGCTTTGCCTTGGAGGAGCCCAGGCGTGATTTGCCAGAACAGGAGATGTTCCAGATGAGAGCTGGTGACCCCAG CTGTCACCGGGACCTCAGTGTCATCAAGGACCAGCTGAACATGTCCCACATTGATCAGGTTGCTGGACACCTGCG GGCCCTCCTGGAGGAAGAGTGCCGCGCGCTGGAGAGGGAGATTCCCATCCTGCAG CGCTGCCTGGAAGAAGAATATATAGGGGCCGCTCGGCCCTCTAAGCCAAGCCTAGAGCCCACCCTCGCAG AGCTAAAGGAACAGAAGGCAGCCATGCAACAGGAGCTGCAGTCACCCCTGAGGccttcctgtgtctcctccagccACAG GCCACAGCCCTTAGGGTCCTCCAGCCAGGGCCCTGGACCCCTGTCTTGCCTCCACGGGGCTGCTGGAGTTTGGGCCAGGCCTCTCCAGTGCTGCCTGCCTGCTCCTCCTCTGGAGCACTGCCCCAAACCTCGCAGCCTGGCCTCCACCTGCCGCTGGGGACGGAAGATTCAGTGCAGCCCCAGGAAAAGGCCAGCTTCTACTCCGATGTCCAGTGCAGCTCCCCAGGCCCCAACCTGA
- the CCDC24 gene encoding coiled-coil domain-containing protein 24 isoform X4 has translation MPGDSPSLWELVEEHVPLPERPEVKRILGETTVDLSLELRAEVVMLRSLLQEARSSQAPGSRPTSDLSSLLAPPPLVRDLVRQELRQLLQGLRRKAICEGRLELQTWAPELPLCIFCRDQTQAWVQYSPRVLRFALEEPRRDLPEQEMFQMRAGDPSCHRDLSVIKDQLNMSHIDQVAGHLRALLEEECRALEREIPILQRCLEEEYIGAARPSKPSLEPTLAELKEQKAAMQQELQSPLRPSCVSSSHRPQPLGSSSQGPGPLSCLHGAAGVWARPLQCCLPAPPLEHCPKPRSLASTCRWGRKIQCSPRKRPASTPMSSAAPQAPT, from the exons ATGCCTGGGGACTCCCCGTCGCTGTGGGAACTGGTGGAAGAGCACGTTCCGCTCCCGGAGCGGCCCGAAGTGAAGAGAATTCTAGGGGAGACGACGGTGGATCTGAGCCTGGAGCTTCGGGCAGAG GTGGTGATGTTACGATCATTGCTCCAAGAGGCTCGATCTAGCCAAGCCCCTGGATCACGCCCCACCTCTGACCTCTCCTCCCTTCTGGCACCACCGCCCCTCGTAAGAGATCTTGTGCGCCAGGAACTGCGGCAGCTGCTCCAAGGTCTCCGCCGGAAGGCCATCTGTGAGGGCAGGTTGGAGCTCCAGACCTGGG CCCCTGAATTGCCTTTATGCATCTTCtgcagggaccaaacccaggcttGGGTCCAGTATAGCCCCAGGGTCCTGCGCTTTGCCTTGGAGGAGCCCAGGCGTGATTTGCCAGAACAGGAGATGTTCCAGATGAGAGCTGGTGACCCCAG CTGTCACCGGGACCTCAGTGTCATCAAGGACCAGCTGAACATGTCCCACATTGATCAGGTTGCTGGACACCTGCG GGCCCTCCTGGAGGAAGAGTGCCGCGCGCTGGAGAGGGAGATTCCCATCCTGCAG CGCTGCCTGGAAGAAGAATATATAGGGGCCGCTCGGCCCTCTAAGCCAAGCCTAGAGCCCACCCTCGCAG AGCTAAAGGAACAGAAGGCAGCCATGCAACAGGAGCTGCAGTCACCCCTGAGGccttcctgtgtctcctccagccACAG GCCACAGCCCTTAGGGTCCTCCAGCCAGGGCCCTGGACCCCTGTCTTGCCTCCACGGGGCTGCTGGAGTTTGGGCCAGGCCTCTCCAGTGCTGCCTGCCTGCTCCTCCTCTGGAGCACTGCCCCAAACCTCGCAGCCTGGCCTCCACCTGCCGCTGGGGACGGAAGATTCAGTGCAGCCCCAGGAAAAGGCCAGCTTCTACTCCGATGTCCAGTGCAGCTCCCCAGGCCCCAACCTGA
- the CCDC24 gene encoding coiled-coil domain-containing protein 24 isoform X3, with product MPGDSPSLWELVEEHVPLPERPEVKRILGETTVDLSLELRAEVVMLRSLLQEARSSQAPGSRPTSDLSSLLAPPPLVRDLVRQELRQLLQGLRRKAICEGRDQTQAWVQYSPRVLRFALEEPRRDLPEQEMFQMRAGDPSSCHRDLSVIKDQLNMSHIDQVAGHLRALLEEECRALEREIPILQRCLEEEYIGAARPSKPSLEPTLAELKEQKAAMQQELQSPLRPSCVSSSHRPQPLGSSSQGPGPLSCLHGAAGVWARPLQCCLPAPPLEHCPKPRSLASTCRWGRKIQCSPRKRPASTPMSSAAPQAPT from the exons ATGCCTGGGGACTCCCCGTCGCTGTGGGAACTGGTGGAAGAGCACGTTCCGCTCCCGGAGCGGCCCGAAGTGAAGAGAATTCTAGGGGAGACGACGGTGGATCTGAGCCTGGAGCTTCGGGCAGAG GTGGTGATGTTACGATCATTGCTCCAAGAGGCTCGATCTAGCCAAGCCCCTGGATCACGCCCCACCTCTGACCTCTCCTCCCTTCTGGCACCACCGCCCCTCGTAAGAGATCTTGTGCGCCAGGAACTGCGGCAGCTGCTCCAAGGTCTCCGCCGGAAGGCCATCTGTGAGGGCAG ggaccaaacccaggcttGGGTCCAGTATAGCCCCAGGGTCCTGCGCTTTGCCTTGGAGGAGCCCAGGCGTGATTTGCCAGAACAGGAGATGTTCCAGATGAGAGCTGGTGACCCCAG CAGCTGTCACCGGGACCTCAGTGTCATCAAGGACCAGCTGAACATGTCCCACATTGATCAGGTTGCTGGACACCTGCG GGCCCTCCTGGAGGAAGAGTGCCGCGCGCTGGAGAGGGAGATTCCCATCCTGCAG CGCTGCCTGGAAGAAGAATATATAGGGGCCGCTCGGCCCTCTAAGCCAAGCCTAGAGCCCACCCTCGCAG AGCTAAAGGAACAGAAGGCAGCCATGCAACAGGAGCTGCAGTCACCCCTGAGGccttcctgtgtctcctccagccACAG GCCACAGCCCTTAGGGTCCTCCAGCCAGGGCCCTGGACCCCTGTCTTGCCTCCACGGGGCTGCTGGAGTTTGGGCCAGGCCTCTCCAGTGCTGCCTGCCTGCTCCTCCTCTGGAGCACTGCCCCAAACCTCGCAGCCTGGCCTCCACCTGCCGCTGGGGACGGAAGATTCAGTGCAGCCCCAGGAAAAGGCCAGCTTCTACTCCGATGTCCAGTGCAGCTCCCCAGGCCCCAACCTGA